The proteins below are encoded in one region of Halalkalicoccus jeotgali B3:
- a CDS encoding cation:proton antiporter: MSIHVSLDVIALIAAIVGLGVAAQFLAAKYRVPSVLFLILAGVAIGPEGLGLITSGTFGDSLSTIVGVSVAIIVFEGTFHLEYRAIREASKAVDRMITIGAGIAFVGTALTVRLLLGASWDIAFLIGALLIATGPTVVAPILAVVPVREEVATTLEVEGIVNDVTAAVLAIVLFKAMTARDLAPRGYVWLFVQRLALGVLVGLVVAGVVWYLLTEVELPAEAAPQTARLLALAGAVIAFAAADSVFSEAGIVAAATAGFVLGNLDLPHQKGILRFKRDITSLVLSFVFITLAALLEFEELFALGITGLVVVTVLMVVIRPLAVFVSTAGAGFTTNERLFMSFVGPRGIIPASVATLFAVRLQTEAPPTDPAGANILLGTVFLAILVTVVIEAGFARRIAGILGVTMSGQ, encoded by the coding sequence GTGTCCATTCACGTCAGCCTCGACGTTATCGCCCTCATCGCAGCTATCGTCGGCCTCGGCGTGGCGGCACAGTTTCTCGCCGCGAAGTACCGGGTTCCGAGCGTGTTGTTTCTCATCCTCGCGGGCGTCGCCATCGGTCCCGAGGGCCTTGGACTGATAACGTCCGGCACCTTCGGTGATTCACTCTCGACCATCGTCGGCGTAAGCGTCGCCATCATCGTCTTCGAGGGGACGTTTCACCTCGAATACAGGGCCATCAGGGAGGCGTCGAAGGCGGTCGATCGAATGATCACCATCGGGGCGGGCATCGCGTTCGTCGGAACGGCTCTGACCGTGCGTCTCTTACTAGGGGCGAGCTGGGACATCGCGTTTCTCATCGGCGCGTTGTTGATTGCCACCGGGCCGACGGTCGTCGCACCGATTCTCGCAGTGGTTCCCGTTCGCGAGGAAGTCGCCACGACGCTCGAAGTCGAGGGGATTGTCAATGACGTGACGGCCGCGGTACTGGCAATCGTCCTCTTCAAGGCGATGACGGCTCGAGATCTCGCACCTCGAGGGTACGTATGGCTCTTCGTCCAGCGCCTCGCGCTGGGGGTACTCGTCGGCCTCGTCGTCGCCGGCGTCGTCTGGTATCTCCTCACGGAGGTCGAACTCCCCGCAGAGGCCGCACCACAGACGGCCCGGTTGCTTGCACTGGCCGGTGCCGTCATCGCGTTCGCCGCCGCGGACTCGGTCTTCTCGGAGGCCGGGATCGTGGCCGCCGCCACTGCGGGGTTCGTCCTCGGGAACCTCGACCTGCCCCATCAGAAGGGAATCCTGCGGTTCAAACGGGACATAACGTCGCTAGTTCTCTCGTTCGTCTTCATCACGCTCGCGGCGTTGCTCGAGTTCGAGGAACTGTTCGCATTAGGGATCACTGGACTCGTCGTCGTCACAGTCCTGATGGTCGTGATCCGTCCGCTGGCTGTCTTCGTTTCGACGGCCGGAGCCGGTTTCACGACGAACGAACGACTGTTCATGAGTTTCGTCGGTCCGCGAGGGATCATCCCGGCGTCGGTCGCGACGTTGTTCGCCGTTCGCCTACAAACGGAGGCACCCCCCACGGATCCTGCAGGGGCGAACATACTGCTCGGCACCGTCTTTCTCGCCATTCTCGTCACGGTCGTTATCGAAGCGGGCTTTGCGAGACGGATCGCCGGTATACTTGGAGTGACTATGTCGGGACAGTGA
- a CDS encoding lamin tail domain-containing protein — MNRRTILKTTGAIAVAGLAAGGHATAQTDLPVEISQSPEAEYLTITNTGEEELDLTGYKINFDAEGGNDQIRELAGDVVLPAGGEVTIATGDETTIDTDYELADPYNGPVLNNDGTDAIALLDPEENLVAPREEPDAPEQDGDDDETDTGEDGGSDDDADDDESEDSSVDEADEIDDGTDDTNSEDAPADDSGSESDGEDECPEERDADGDGVVASEDADDDCAKIQ, encoded by the coding sequence ATGAACCGACGGACTATTCTCAAAACAACCGGCGCTATCGCAGTGGCCGGTCTCGCTGCTGGTGGGCATGCGACCGCCCAGACAGACCTTCCAGTCGAGATCAGCCAGAGCCCCGAAGCGGAGTATCTCACTATCACTAATACCGGTGAGGAGGAGCTCGATCTGACCGGCTACAAGATCAATTTCGACGCGGAAGGAGGGAACGATCAGATCAGAGAACTCGCAGGTGACGTCGTACTGCCTGCTGGTGGCGAGGTTACTATCGCCACAGGTGACGAAACGACGATCGATACCGACTACGAACTCGCCGATCCCTACAACGGCCCTGTTCTCAACAACGACGGGACCGACGCCATTGCGCTGCTCGATCCCGAGGAGAACCTCGTCGCCCCGAGAGAGGAGCCCGATGCTCCCGAACAGGATGGGGATGACGATGAGACGGACACTGGTGAAGACGGCGGTAGCGACGATGACGCTGACGACGACGAGAGTGAAGACTCCTCGGTCGACGAGGCCGATGAGATCGATGACGGGACCGACGACACCAACAGCGAGGACGCTCCAGCGGACGACAGCGGCTCCGAGTCGGATGGCGAGGACGAGTGTCCCGAGGAGAGAGATGCTGACGGCGACGGCGTGGTTGCGAGCGAGGATGCCGACGACGACTGCGCAAAGATCCAGTAG